The Meriones unguiculatus strain TT.TT164.6M chromosome 6, Bangor_MerUng_6.1, whole genome shotgun sequence genome has a window encoding:
- the Rps20 gene encoding small ribosomal subunit protein uS10 encodes MAFKDTGKTPVEPEVAIHRIRITLTSRNVKSLEKVCADLIRGAKEKNLKVKGPVRMPTKTLRITTRKTPCGEGSKTWDRFQMRIHKRLIDLHSPSEIVKQITSISIEPGVEVEVTIADA; translated from the exons ATG GCTTTTAAAGATACCGGAAAGACGCCCGTGGAACCCGAGGTGGCCATTCACCGGATTCGGATCACGCTCACCAGCCGCAACGTGAAGTCGCTGGAGAAGG TGTGTGCCGACTTGATCAGAGGCGCAAAAGAAAAGAATCTAAAAGTGAAAGGACCGGTGCGTATGCCTACTAAG ACACTGAGAATCACTACAAGAAAGACGCCTTGTGGTGAAGGTTCCAAGACATGGGATCGTTTCCAAATGAGAATCCACAAGCGACTCATTGACTTACACAGTCCTTCGGAGATTGTTAAGCAGATTACTTCCATCAGTATCGAGCCAGGAGTGGAGGTTGAAGTCACCATTGCAGATGCCTGA